Below is a genomic region from Synergistaceae bacterium.
CAAGGACGACCTTATGCTGTACACCGCACGCGAGGCGAGATTCTACCCCGGCGAAGGCGATGTGAAGATTGCGGACATGATTAAGGCAATGCCCAATATCCCGCTGTCGATTGAGCTTCCCAACCTGAAGGAGATTAAGGCACGCGGAAACCCCGGACACGCTGCAAGATGCCTTGAAGTAGCAAAAGCATACTTTGCCGCTAACGGAATAGACTAGTCATGATGAATCTACCCGAAAGAGTCTCAATCTGCGAAGTCGGACTCAGGGACGGCGTTCAGAACGAGAAAGTTTACCCCAACACCGACCAGAAAATCGAAATCCTGCGCGGGTTCATTGATGCAGGCTACAAAGTTATCGAGGTCGGCTCGTTCATGCACCCCAAGAGAGTCCC
It encodes:
- a CDS encoding hydroxymethylglutaryl-CoA lyase; amino-acid sequence: MMNLPERVSICEVGLRDGVQNEKVYPNTDQKIEILRGFIDAGYKVIEVGSFMHPKRVP